The Cynocephalus volans isolate mCynVol1 chromosome 12, mCynVol1.pri, whole genome shotgun sequence sequence TTCATCTTCCAAGTCACACTTATTACCAACCAGAATCATTGGAACCTAAAAATACATTTGTgagggtaaaaataaataagtaaatatgccATTCAAATCAAAAGAATTCTAAGATTCACCCCAAAGGATCCCTTTTCATATGATGTCAGAGAAAAATACTAAATTAATAACGTGTAAATATGAAACCTTAATAATGTTAATTAAATTGTAAGACTTAAACAATAAGTATTGACTTTCAGGTCAATTACACTGTCAATTATCTTCACTGACTTCTCTTTTCATGAAGATGTCAAATGCTAACtccaaagggaagaaaagagaaaaagacaaaaaattcttATGCaggttaaataaaatgaacatgaCCCAAGTCAATGTAGATATAAATAAGAATCTTCCACGTGAAATCTTCAGAAAATCAGCTATGACCTACTTATTATAAAAGAAGGGGGAAAACCCTTAAAGTTACATCCCAATCCACTTTAATTATAGTAAGCAAAaaaatataaccatttaaaaagGAAGTACAAAAGGGTGTTACTGTGAAAAGCCAATATATTTCAACActtgaaaatatttctctaaagaGTGTGAATCAACTTCAAGTTTTCTGGTTTCCTGACATGCATTTATCAAATAAGCATTCTCAATTGCACAAcacaaaaaggagaaatttggaagGCCCCTAAAGAAGAATTTTTAGTTTCTCACATAGtcttatattaaaaagtaaagttaaatcaatttaatttactaaaaatcaagACCACTTATGGCATCTTGCATCTGGAGATATGTGGtatctgtaattttaaaagaaaattatagggaaaaataaacagaaccaCTATTAACAGTTTAGAAACTGGCTTTCTAAAGCATTTTTGGAAGAAATCCAAACaaggaaaataagaattttggCTTTTAGGAACAAGTATAGAGTTTATTattaggcatttaataaatactgaTAGAAGAAAACTATAATGCAACtgataaaagaaaactatagtagtcagtagagacactagaaaacagatttataGTACTAATTGAAAAATGCTCACTGAGGTTGCTGTAAATATGCAGGGTCTTCCAAAATTCCCTTGTTTCAGAAGTCCAGAACATAGCAACATTTACCATGGTGTCTTCTAGTTCTCACTATATTTGCTATAATTAAACTATATATTCAGCAATTCTTAAAGTGTGGTACTCTGATCAGCAGTATCAATACCACCTGGAGACTTGGGCCCTATTCCAGCCCTACTGTATCAGAAACTTTGGAGGTTGTGCCCAGCAATCTATGTCTTAACCAGTCCttacaggtgattctgatacaagATCAATTCTGGGAATCACTGATATATACAGTATGATCAggaattaaaataatctttttcaagTTACCTACAAGCTTAAACTCCATTATGGTATACTATGAAGGGGCACCAAAATCAATTTCAGAATGTAATGTATTTGTTgccttccttttaaaattattattatgctCCTTCTCTGTCATAGTTGCTTGAGATATGTTCATATGTATGTCTGATTCTTGTTAAATAGGCTCTTATATGTACCAGAAATGTGGCCAGAACATCATTTGCTCTACTGGTAACATCTGCCTCCcacatccctccctccttcccaaatgcatgatttaaaaataggaaaaagtataacatttaattttcacaagataaggggaaaggaggaaatttCTCACTTACCACATGATATgtatttgaaaacatattaacgatatattttaaagtatgttttgcCTTGCAAAGAAAAAGCTTCTGAAAAACAGTCTCCTCCccccaaaatacataaatttgaaattgggtttgaatttaaactttatttggggggggggaaggagaagggagggaggttttggtgatggggagcaataatcagccacaatgtatatcgacaaaataaaattaaaaaaaaaataaataaaaaataaaataaaataaaataaaataaaattaaaaaaaataaataaactttatttggtaatattataataaaggttttgaaacaaaatatatttattaggaAGTCAGCTTACATCATCAGTATCTTTAACTCGAAGAATCTGTTCTCTCAGATCTTGTAAATCATTAAATGTGGACTGTGCTGTGATGGAATAAACTAATGCAAAGCCTTGTCCATTTTTCATGTACAAATCCCTCATTGCTGTAAATTGTTCCtacagtagaaaaaaagaaacattaaaaaacaagaatgttTTGACGATTAATCTGACAATTTTCAAAGTCTGTAATTATAGATCAATGAAGATTACAGTATTATAtaacatttcttaaaattatagTCCATGGCAAGATACTATTTGTAAAACTCGTATTTCAAGAAAtagactttttatttaaaaataacacaccAAAGTagatttatatacaataaatatacTCAAGTGGAACAGAAATATCCTGTCCCCAAAAGCTACTTAAAAGCAGCTTTTTAATATATCATAATGTGTGCAGCACCCTAATTGTATCCCCAAGGTACTCACAGCTAGCTCAGAAAGCTCTAGTAACGTGGGGTACCTCAGCATGCTTACCTATATTTTGCAATCCTCACACACTACTTCTCCTTCACTAGAGTGTGAGCATTTGAAGATaaaaacacagtgcctggcacatatcaGGTACTCAATTTAGGTGAATGACTACCAGGTACTCAATTTAGGTGAATGACTACCATACACCCAGAATAAATCTTCCCTTTCACTTTCAGATCTAACAAATCTAACTGGTCCATAAATACTTTGAAGGAGGAAAGATACCAATCAAAATGCTGCACACAGCCTCTGAGGAATGAATGTGCCTAagtattttttcacattatttgaaatatggtaatatatcaaaatgttttttaaagtcaaTATTGTACAAACTGTGCATATTCTTTGGCACTTCGTTTTACATACCGTTCCTGCAGTATCCAAGATTTCAAGCATACACTGTTGTGCATCTACTTCAACTTGCTGGGGGAAAAGTTAAAAtacatcttcatttttttatgtatgtACGATTACCTTAATACACACAAAAGCTAATATATCGAAAACAGAGATACAGATTATATCAATTTTACAAGTTAATATTGAACAATACTTTaacaaaacaggagaaaaaatagCTACGTAATCAAGGTTGACAGATCCCCAAATTGTTAACAGGTACAAAAACCATACGTTCTCGAATAAATACAAGGATACCTATAAGATCCAGTCTTAATACAAATCATTCAGCACTTGATTCTGgagaaaaaatgatttcaaaatagcTCAAGTGCATAAATAAAACTAGCAACAGTTCCAACAATATCAGAAATGATTTTATCTCAACTTTTCTATAATACTTTAGATATACCTTCATTTCTCTAGATAATTATATTGCCTCACCATATTGGAACAAGATTTCTGGTAGCAAGGAAGCAGTGCCACagctataaaataaattatatatccCTGTTACCCTTTTTCACCCAATATTTCCtaggaaaaaagttatttaaaattagatgagaaaagaaaagagtgatACTGCCTCACATTTGGGGTGCAGGAAAGAGTTTCCAGTTTTTTGGTAGACTGTGGACATGGAGGCCAGGCTGGCTACTACATACAGGTGGGGAGACAACTCTCTCCCTATTAAGTTAAAAATGTCTGTGTATCATTTTATTGTCACATGCTGTGTCAGTGGACATAAGAATTTGCCTTTCTATCATGAGCAGTGGCACTTTCTCAAGGAGTTTTAATAAGTAGGAAGGTTAGGGAGACTTCTATACACCTAACTCTAGGTTAAAAAAGAAGGGACACTGAGAGTAATCAGTCTTTCTAGGGGAACAAGAGGTTACCACATTAAACGGGTGATCCAGCTTTAAAGTTTGCATGTCAAATTACAATTTTGGGGTCATATGAGTGTTTATGGTTCTCCTAAACAAGCAAACATGCAACATCAGGAAAAATCAGGTGTGAACTTCTCCcactaattttataaattaactcTGCCTCTTTATCCTACTTTATATACAGCATTCAATAATTATAAAgctaaaaacatatatttatagctatattaaaatcaaaagcaaaaggCCTTCTAAAGTAACATATACCTTTCTGTAAGAATCTTCTATCGTAGGATCatatttttcaacaaaaattccttgaacaaaCTGTACagtctggaaaaaaaatattaacgtACCATTATACTtctaaagaaaagaacaaatccaAATCTCAAATTTTAAACTACTGATTTCACATAGGTAGTTACAGcaatgatgaaaagaaaacaatcaatacTACATTTGAATTTACACATGTGGGGAGAAAATTACTTCAGaaagtttttcttaaaaacaaacaaccactATGCTCCTTATCAGGTAATTCTAAGTTTAGagatcatatatttaaaattttttaaatgtctcatgTTTCAGTCTTAAGGATTTAAATTTGGATTTTAATTAGAAATTGGCTAattgtgtatacacatacacattcacactCAACCCCACCCAACtttagataaaaatgaaaaagcagctCATACCACATTGTATACACTTCTCAGTTTACCTAAGCATGTTAAATTCTGTGCTAGGTGGCCACTCTAAGTGGCCAAGTAAGACGGTTTATCTCACTAGGGAGAAAGAGGTCAGTCTTCTTGTGGAGCTCTGCTAAACTCTGAACTATTCATCGAGTTGTTTTCCCTTAAgtttctccccttccccaaccCTCAGCACCAAGTTGTGTCTTCATTCTTGCTATACCATTCCTGGTGCAGAAAACTTGGccattaaaataatgtaaaactaGAGAGTCAAAGATaatgtttgaaaaatactttttataaatgTTGACATGTTCTACCATAAAATACATAGTATAAACCTACTCACAAGGAGAAAGACCAAAATTTCTTCCTATTTAGTTCTGAAATGCAGACAGACACATACTGAATGTATGAGCTCTCATGCTCTAAACTAAGATATGCATTCTGTCATACCTCATGTCAGTCTGGAACCAGTGTTCCAGAGAGAATATGATCCACCCAGATATAACTAAAAGTTGACTTAAATTACCAGAAAAATATTACATTGCTTCTAAAGTCATTATGGGATTTCGCCTTaacaaataaagacaaataatcgAAACCTaaaacttaagagaaaaagaacatgttGGAGTGAAAATATTACGTACAGTGAGAATGACTTACCAGAGCAGACTTTCCAACGCCTCCTGAGCCAAGAACGACTAGCTTATACTCACGCATGATGCAAAGTTGTCAAAACCTAGTACcttattaaaggaaaacaaaaaattcttaagTAATTTCGTATTCATGTGATTCTTATATAAATAAGACATCCAGGCAAgtagatttatttaaaatgattactATACTATTGAGCACTCTATAAAGAGACTTGCTAAAGGATGCTCAGAGGCAGAAGGAAACTACAGAATTACAGGCATGACCTTTCAGCCCCATCCTACTAacttcaattagaaaaaaatattaaggaaaaaaagcagaGCTAAAAAACATCACAAAGTGTATTTATTCTATTAGGTAAGAAGACAGTGACAGACATGTCTACTGCCTCTTCTCAGAAACCATCCCAAAACAAGAacagcaaacacacacaaacatcctATGAACTACCTGGAATCATGAACTACAAATAGCTGAGTGCCTAAGTACAGGGGTATACCcaatgaataaaacagataaatatcCCTGCCCTCACTGTGCTAATGTTCTAAAAGATAATGGGATAGGGCAGAGGTCTGCAAACAAACATGGCCTATCGCCTGTTTTTTTAcataaagttttactgaaacacagccacacccattcatttgtGCACAGTGGTTTTCTGCTGCAACAGTAAAGTAGTTACAACAGATGTCATCTGGTCCccgaagcctaaaatatttattatctgggcTACCCGTGGGATAGATGCATGGTAAAtgcagaggaaggagaagagcACATATCTATTCCTGAAGTTAGGGGGAGGTACAGACAAGGAGgttggaaatgttctggaatcagAGGCAGAGCAGAAGATATGAGTTCCCAGACTAAAAAAGTCCACTGAGTGCTCAGTATGATGAAATagtagaaatcaaaacaaaataaaaccaaaaagaaacaacCCATACTAAGGCTTGTTATGAAATTTCAGTATACTAATGATAGACAGAGATCCTAAAAGTTTCCAGGGTGGAGGATTAGATGAGAATAAAAAGTTCCCACATTCCTGGAAAAAACTAAATGGTCAATAGCCATGGTACAAAAATAGTTACCAGAACAGGTTGCAAACATTTTAATCAAGAAATGATAGTTCTTTAGTCACAGTAATAAGTAACCACCAAAACTGGTGTAAATGAATTTAATTAACCAATAACCATTTGTTTCAATGAGTATGCTTCTGCAAACTAACCAATCAGTGATGGCCCCTTACTTCTGCCAGTCAGCCAATCAAGAATGGACTTACATGTCAGAATGCCAACCAATCAACAAACTCTCTTACTTGACCTTCTACTTGTGGTTCTACAGTTTACATTTACTCACTCTTGCCTTTGAAAATTTGATTATCTTTGAACTTGGTAATCCCATAAACCCAATAAGACTTGTAGTCTGCTCTGCTCAGGGGAGGCAGCATCTGACCAGGAGAGCCTCTTCCTTAAGTAATAACTTCAGCCTTATGTTTTTTGttattgaatattttctctcatccttTCATAGTCAATTTAAGACCCTCATTGGGCACTCACTGTTCCAAGAAACCTTTAGATGAACAGGTATACCAAATAGCTCCTTGTATCCAACTTgtctgttctttgtttttgtttttttaagatgaccagtaaggggatctcaacccttggcttggtgttgtcggcaccacgctcagccagtgagccaactggctatccctatataggatccaaacccgtggccttggtgttatcagcaccacactctcccgagtgagccacaggctggcccttttctgtttgttctttgaATTTGCTATTAGATGAGTCAGTCTCAACAATAATGGGAGCTACAATGTGGCTCCTTGATCTCACACTGATGTTATCCTAGGATTTGTAACCAAGTAGGTCTTTGTATAAGGCAATTAGGCCTTTTGGTTGACTTGGAGTTGTactatttggtaaatatttttgctGTTAGTTTAATTCTTCAGCTACTTGCTTAGCTTTGGTTCATCTACTTGTGAAAagttttgtcttctgtgttttgttttgtcctgGGCTgtcttgttttcatttattcaacaaaggaGTGCTCCATAAGGAATGAATGAAGGCACAGGCCCAATAATCCTCCAATCCAATTCAAGCTGGCCCTGAGCATTCAAGGTTGAAGATGAGTAAAACCAGTGACCAATTCAGACAAAGATGAGTAACCAATCAAACTTCACCTaagctggccagttatctcagttggttagagtgcagccttatatcaccaaggtcacggatttggatccccttaccagccacccaaaaaaaccccacaaaaaaccaaaaaacttcacCTAAGGTCACCTACAAAACCTTCATCATGGCAATCACTGTCTTATtggtttataaaaataatcattttgtttAGTCCATATTATAAGGTTAATAACTGTAGGGCAGGCAGTTGATAACAGGGACCCTTCCTAACCTCTGCTTGGTCAGGGAACCTGAGAATCTGTAAGAATATACTagtttaaaaaagattttttaagcactcaaattatttttatttagaaatacttTATGTCCAGTGAAACAAGCAGATTTTAAGCATTACAGTTAAATAAGTTTTGATATATGCCAACATTCACACAACCCACAAACACCCCTCTCATGAAGATTTAAAACACTTCTATCACCCAAAAGTTCCAACAtgccttttttcacttaattacCCCAACACCCTTTTTCTTGACTGTAATCTCTTTCTTATTTGTCATGGGTTTACACTGTCAAAACCATAATCTCCCTCAGAAGAGCTCCTATATCTTCTATAAACTCCCAATATAACCATAACTCTTGTACTTACATTGGGAAATGAAAAAATCTGTGACTTAATTGAATTTATGGCCAACTTTTGAAATGTcctaattaatattttaagaggAACTATAACTATAGAAGAAATTATGTAGACAAAATACCATCCAACAATCAACTTGTTTAACTGGTGTTCTGGGCCTCAAAATAAAAAGACTAAGAGTCTCTTCTCTTGTTAGTTTTCCTCTGCTCAAACCTTTAGAAACCTATCCTCCCTGAATCATTCTGTCTCATTTACACTATCCAGTCGAGTATATAACCCTGCTATTTCTTCTGCTCCTTCCGCTTACCCATGAAATGAACTACCTTTCTGGAGGGTTTCTTAGGAAAGGAACAATTATATCATACAATGGCCTCCCTGAATTGTGAGAAACAGAAGGCAGATCTATCGAAACTCAATTTTAATCCTGGTCTAGAATTTAGTTGAAGTTTATACTTGTATTTAAGCATTTTCCTAAATCTCAAGAAGAGTGACAGAAATTTGCTACAGAATTCTGGAATTTGTGAGATACATACTGTTCTGGAATACAAGATCTATATAACTTAATTACTAGGCCCTCAATATAAGAAAATGGTTAAAAGCAGAATGATAGGAAAGACCAGGAGATTTAAATAAcccaacatattttaaaagttgacCTTTGGAGAATAAGAACCTATTTAGGAAATATACTACTTCAGAAGTCTTTCTTAGGGGTAGATTGGTCAAGATTCAaaattgtaaacaaaataaaaattgacttCAGGAAACTTTCAAAAGTATTCTGACACAGACCCAATAGCTGAGAAAAAGGGTGACATACCCTTTCTTTTTATAAACGGGCTCAGATCTGAAATAGAAAACTATTTATAATAGAAATAGACCTAAGATAGAAAACTATATATAAGTGGAAAACTGGTAATTTAGAAAATGTACAATGGGTAAGATTTTCAGAGAGCCTTATAAAGTAAATaaactatggggaaaaaaagacaaaacccaaAACTAAAGGGCTTTGTTTTCTAAGAAATGGAAGCCTGTGGATGAGGATACTTGCACAAACTGCAaacaaaatgacaggaaaaaCTAATGTTTCATGTTTACTAAGAAATGAAAGTACAACGATCCAAAGCCTTGCCAATAACACTACTCCAAAGGAAACAAGAGCACCCAACACTTCCTCCACTGGAGGGTGGGAATGGGACTGACTACATATAATCACAGGTTATCTTTTGGGGGTAACGGAAGTGTTCTAAAACTGGTTGTAATGATGGCTGCATAACTGTATAAATTCACTAAAACCCCAAAACATAATACAACTTACTGAATCAACataaaaatgatcatttaaaatactgaatataAACAGTGAACATTTATGGgaattgcctttctttttttaaaagaagcaagcCTTTACGGTGTTTCACAAAGGTGGCTGAGTTGATTGTGGGAACTGCATATCTTAATGAGATGGTTGGGATTCTTTTTCCCAGTTGCTTTATTTATCCACAAATAGATATTATTAACTGTTATTAGAATGAGTCAGGTTCACCCATATCATTGCGTCTACCagtaatttgttccttttatttctcattattgattaaaaatatatccattgtatggatatatgacattttctttatccattcacacCAGCAGTTGGACATCTGGATGGTTCCCAGTTTGGgagtattataaataatgcttatcaattaatgttttaattttaataccaAGAATTTTTACTTAGGTCAAAGTAAACCtcatttcaaatttcaaagaGAGAAATATAATAAGGACACGAAGACTTTCAAACCTAAAAATACAGTGGTAAAACACATCTAATTTACCAATAAGAAGCTTTCTAACATGAAACACTGGTTAAGAGGGCAATACAACTCAGTCATTATCTTTCATTAATCTTTTGCCAACATTCCGTTACAGGAACCAAACCACCAAAATGTGTAAGTTCAGATAAATACCAATGCAAggtggtatttctgtttccttaaaaaaaaaaaaaaaaaaaaacccccacccCAACAATATAATAGTCAAGAATTCAACCAATGTCCATTTTTCAAATCTGTGCTTTTGACTACACCAgccttgaaaaattatttaaagattcTAAGAGTAGGATAACAAATAGATTTTACTGCGAATGCCAAATGTGACTGACTGGTAATGGCCACTGTATTCTGTTTTTAGGACTGTGTGGCTGCTTCTAGTTTTAGCAGAAAAGACAACTCTGCTCAATAAGCAATGTTTCTCATTGGCTTAGGGGATGGGGAAGAGTGGTGGTACCTGCGTATTTATGAGCTGTGGGCATGAGCTTTTGTTCAAGCCCCTGGTTCAGGTTAAGAATAAGCACTTTGAAATCTGTGAATTCCCTTAAATTACATGCACAATTTTAAGATGGGGAGAGTTATATCAGATTATCAAAGGGATGTGTGATAACTACTATTTGAGACATCAAGACTAATTATTCACTTTCACAGAACCCCAAAGGAGAACAAATTTGACAGCACAGTGTAGTGGTTAGTGGGACCAAAGTTTCAGATTCTGGTTTTGTACAATCTGGGGCAAGTTATAAAACTTTTCAGACACTCACTCCTCTTACAGGTAAAAATGGAGATAGCAATAACTACATGATAAGGTTGTGAGATGGATTACAAAGAATGTAAACTCCACAGGGACAAAAATTTTGGTCTGTTTTATTCATCGCTATATCCCCAGGACCTGAAACAGTGCATGGAATACAtaatgtgctcaataaattaaGGAAAGAAATGTAATAACTTTTCTTAAGAGTCATTGGCATGGTACCTTGCACATATATCTTGCACATAAGCGCTGTTTCCCCAGATGAGAATCACAGCTCTACCCTTTTATCTACTAGCTCAATAAAACATAAGAATGCAAATGAGAGACCATCTAGCTTTTGATTGATTCAGAAGGTTTTCTTCTAGGTGGGAAAAGAGGTGCAATGCATAGGCTACaatgattttctaaatatatgtggGTTACCCTTCTTATcaatacaaaaagtaaaaagctGAGAACATGTCAGTATTTTAGTATATATCCTGCCGAAGTAAGCACAACATGTCAGTATTTTGAATCATTGCAAAATGTGGTTCAGAGAGAAACACTGGGAAATAACCCTTTTGCAAGTCTTAAAAAACACAAGATTACACAAAAATCCTATAATACTGATGTTATCTCTGGCCCTTACTACTAATCACACAAATCATAATAAACTCTAATTATCTCAAATTATGCAGATTGTAATTCTGACAGCCTATGGGGAATGTCAATATTATACTTCAAGGATATGGAAAATCTTGAGATtgtaatataaaatgaatttaaattccctggaattaaaaaatatatatatacatatatatgtaaaggaCAAGGTGGTGGGATAGGtgattgtttttcttctccttttgcttattttttttctgacagttctatttttagtgaacagaaaacatttacaatacacacaaatgaaaattaaaacaaaaactgagagtaaAAGAAGAGTTGCAAAGTTGTCTTATAATTACCTCCATGTTATTATGATTTAAGAATGTTGATAATCATTAGCACTTTTTAAAAGTGGCcattaggaaaaatgaaaataccaaGTTTAGCCACTCAACTCAcaatgaataattataaaatactgaTGCTGGCAGAGAAAAGTGTTTTTCAGATAAATAATATACTGGAGGTGATAGCACATGTTTAAAGAAACAGGCAAGCAGAAAAGAAGTTCCTTTAATCCCACTTTTTAAACCTTAATTACTAGTATGCTTCTTCTCAAAAATGGCTGAGATATTCAACTACTGAATTTTCAACtgatttacagaaaaagaaatactttaaaacaatgtaaatacTGACTTTCTAACATGTTTCTCTCTTACACAAAAGCAATATCTACCTTTATACTAATTTGCAAGTTTACCTAGAAAGAAAAGATGAACCAGTGGCAAAGGACTTAAGTTCTAAGTACTAACTGGCATGCTACAAGTAAACGATTGTATTTCTGAGAAGACTGCTGGCTTCTCTCTACTCAAACATCAGTACAAAATAAGGATCAAGACAAAAAGGATACAGAGTAAAATTAGGGTACCTGATATTAGAAATTATTAACAGAGTTCTGTGAGGAGGTATTATTGCCATGAACTACCATTTAAACAGAAGAGGTCAGAAGAATAAAAACTACTTTATAATCAACTGAAAAATCAACTCTGAAAGAAATTGTAGAACAACCTTCAAG is a genomic window containing:
- the RAP1B gene encoding ras-related protein Rap-1b, which translates into the protein MREYKLVVLGSGGVGKSALTVQFVQGIFVEKYDPTIEDSYRKQVEVDAQQCMLEILDTAGTEQFTAMRDLYMKNGQGFALVYSITAQSTFNDLQDLREQILRVKDTDDVPMILVGNKCDLEDERVVGKEQGQNLARQWNNCAFLESSAKSKINVNEIFYDLVRQINRKTPVPGKARKKSTCQLL